The Bacteroidales bacterium WCE2004 nucleotide sequence GTAGACGTCCCCCTTGAGCACGCCGTCCTCCACCGCGCCCGCGCAGGCGATGCGCGTCTCGAAGCGATAGTCTGCCCCGAGCTTGTACAGGGCCAGGCCCGTGGTCAGCAACTTGACGTTGGAGGCCGGGACCAGCTTCTGCCGGATGTTGACGGCGACGAGCGTGTCCCCGTCCGCGCGGACCGCCAGGATGCCGGCCACGCCGGCCCGCAGCGGTTCCTTCGCGCAGACGGCCTCGACGGCCTGCTGCGCCCGGGTCCGGGGAATACCAGCAGTCGCGCTCCATGTTGTTAGCAGAAGCGCGACTGATATCAGGGGGAAGGTGATTCTCATTATTTGACCGCTTCCTTCACGGCGGTGCTGAGTTTGGAGTAGAGGGCGTCCGTCTTGGTGAGGACCTCCTTGCGAAGGTCGTTGTAGTAGGCCTTCTTGGAACCCTCGACCTTGGCGTTGACCTTGTCGCGGAGTTCGTTGTAGAGGTCGATGGCCTCTTCCATCAGCTCGCTGACGTTGGCGTCGGTAATCTTGGGATTGACGCAGGCGACGACGGAGCAATCCTCAACGAAGGCGCTCAGCACATACTCGATGTCCTTTTTGATGTCTCTAAGATTCATGTCTTTCAAATTTTATTGCCGCAAAGATAGCTATTTTTCCCGAATTTTACGTGATGCCCATTCGATGAAGTATTTCATATTCGGCGCGTCCGTGTGTCCGCCGTCGTGCTGGCGCCAGGCCAGCTCGCCGTCGAGCAGGCCCTCGAGCACCGCCGGCATCGGCTCCTTGCGGTAATCGTTGGACAAGCCGAGGTCCTTCGCGCCGAGCAGCTTGAACACCTCGCCGGCGGCCACGGTGGCCTGCCAGCTGCCGTACTGGTCCAGCCACAGGTCGTCGCCCTTCTCCGGGATGCCGTAGCTGATGAACACGAGACGCGGCGCGCAGAGGGCGATGAGCTCATGCGAATCGACCGGCAGCATGCCGGCGTTCCAGGCGCCGGTCTTCGACTCGACGGCGCAGTACTTGATGTAGTTGCCGGCCATCCAGTGGTATTCGCCGGCGTTGGAAAGGTTCTCCAGGCCCTCGCCGAAGATGCGGCGGTGCAGCGTGGCGCCGCCCTTGCCGGAAGAGCCGATCAGGCCCAGCGCGAAACGCTCCTCGAAAGCGAGCGTCACGAGCGCGGCCTTGCCGTAGCGGGACACGCCCTCGATGCCGACGTGCTTCGCGTCGACGTCGGGATCCGTCTCGAGATAGTCGAGGCCGCGGGCGGCGCCCCAGGCCCAGGCGCGCAGGGCGCCCCAGTCATCCGGCTTGCGCGGCTGGCCGTGGTTGGTCAGGCCGATGATGCCGCGGGTCAGCCCGGCGCCGTTGTCGGCCTGGATGCTGCCCGGGTCGATCATCGCATAGCCCCAGCCGGCGGCGAGCAGCTGCTGGTTGGACGGCGGGTCCTGGCCGGGCGTCTGCTGGGCCGGGCGCATGAACATGGCGAACGGGTTGGCGGGCTCGAAAGGCTGCCAGGCGGGATATTTCTTCATCAGCTCGGCCGTCTCCGGGTCGCTCTCCAGGATGCGGCGCAGCGCCTTGTTGATGACGGCCATGTCGTCTCCGCCCGGCTTGACGGGATTGGGCATGTTGGCGGGGCCGAACATCATCAGCACCGGCACCGGCCCGTCAGCGTCGGCGGGCGTCACGACGACCATCTTGATGTCGACATCGATCGACGGGCAGGCGGAATTGTCGACGTGGCCCCGGAGCTGCTTGGCCTTGGCCCGCATCCGGCCGACGAACTCGACCTCCTCGGCCTCGACCGTCCAGGTCACGCCGGGAACATTGGCCGGGACACGGCCATAGACTTCACTTTCGAAACCCTCGACGATCTCCGGCCGGCGGACCTCCCACCACTGCTTCGGCGTGGTGACTTTCTTGCCGGCGTTGGTCCGGAGGATCTCCGGAAGCACGGGGAAAGGATTGGCCTTGCTCTCGTCGTAGTTGGCGGCGTAGGGGCTCTTCGTGTCCGCGTCGAAACCGCGGCGGATGGATTTGATCCCGAGCTGGTCGAGCATGTTCTGATGGTCCTGCTCGGCCGTGAAGGTCACCGGCTCCTGCGCGAAGGAAGCAGCGCAGAACAGACAGCCGGCCAGAAAAAGGAGAACTTTTTTCATCGTGTTATCATTTGGGACATTAAAGATACGAAAAAAGCATATCTTTGCATAACCTGACATTCCAATACCATGAAACATCCTTTCAAAATCGTCCTGGGCCTCGCGCTGATCATCATCGGCGTGATCTGGGTCCTGAATCTCGCGGGCGTTCCCGGTTTCGCCTTCTCCACCAGAGGCTGGTGGACCCTGTTCATCATCCTGCCCTGCCTTTCCGCGCTCCTCAGCGGGCGGGAAATCGTCGGCCCGTGCGTGGGCATCGGCATCGGCGTATTGCTCCTGCTGGCCGACCGCGGGGTCATCACCTGGAGCAGCATGTGGCAGTTCGCCCTGGCGCTGATGGTCATCGGATTCGGCATCCGGCTTCTCTTCTTCAAGTCCTGCAGCAGCCGCAATGCGGGCAAATACAAGACTTTCTCCCGCGACGGCAAGGACATCCGCCATATCGATTCTTCCTTCGGTAAGCAGCACCTGTTCTTTGCGGGTGAGAAGTTCGACGGCGCCGACGTGAACGTGTCCTTCGGCGGCCTGACGCTGGACCTGCGGGGCGCCGAGATCGCCAAGGAGGCGGTCATCAACCTGAGCGTCTCCTTCAGCGGCGTCGTGATCATCGTGCCGGAAGGCATGGCCGTCACCACCGCCGTGAGCAACGGCTTCGGCGGCGTCACGGACAAGCGTTTCAGCAAGATCAACGCAGGCGAGCCGATCCTCGTCCTCACCGGCGAAGTCGGCTTCGGCGGCGTCGAGATCCGCAATTATTAGCCAGAGCGCGTCAGCGCAGGATAAAGTGCGGCGTGGTGTCGATGTGCAGCAGGCCTCCGGATGCGGCGGCCTCTGCCTTGAGCACCACGACAGCGCATTCATTGTCCACGCGGTCGCTGGACAGCAGGCGCGACGTCCCGTTCCATTGCAGCAGCGGATTCTCCATCCCGGTATAATTGTCGACCCGGGACGTCGTGGCCAGATACTCGCTCACGGCGAGCCGCAGCGTGCGCGTCGCCCAGTCGCCCGTCCACTTGCCATTCTGATAGATCACGGCACCGTCCTTGCCGAGCGAGACGACGGAATAGTCGCGGTAGGCGCAGTCAATGCCTGACATGAACGTGAACAGGCTCCTGCCGCCGTTGGTCAGGGAATAAGTGAACAGCCGGAGCAGGTCCGCATACGTGATCTCATAGACGTAGGTCAGGTTGTTGAAGGGGAACATCTCATAGACGTTCGCGACGGTGATGTCGCGTCTGGATGCCGCGTCGAGCGGAAAAGACGTACGCACGCCGCCGCTGTTGACGAAGGAGACGTCGGCCTCCCCGACGCGGCGGAGGATGTCGCACATCCAGTTGGACATGGGCGTGGCGCGGTCGCCGCTCCCCTTGATATAGTAGGTCGTGGCGCCGATGCCGATATATCCGATCACGTCATTCCCCTCCAGGGACGTGGCCGCAATGGCCGCGTCGCAGACGGCGAGGACGTCTTCGTCCAGGTCATCCGCGTTCTGCCCTTCGGCGCGATGCTGGTCGAGGGAGGCGCTGACGGCGACGTTCTGCGCGTTCACCACGCTGGTGAAAGAGACTTCGCCCGTCTTGCGGTCCCGGTAGAACTTGAGGTCGGCGCTGGAATAATGCTCGCAATACCGGCCCCCTTGCAGGTACACGGGGCCGGAGCCCCGCCGGCCGCTCTTGCGCGCGTGGCTGTGGCCGCCCAGCACGAGGTCGATGGAGCTGTTCCACGCCAGTTTTTCCGCCACGTCGTCGGCGGCGCCATGGACAAGCAGGACCGTGGCGTCGCACTGGCCCGAGGCTTCCAGCTCCTTCGCCAGGCCGTCGGCGATCGCGTAGTCTTCCCGGATGGTGAATCCCCGGTCGGTGAATCTCGAAGACATGATGCTGCCGGCATAATCCACCGCGAAGCCGATGACGCCGATCCGGACCGGGATGGTCTCCCCGCTGGAGCTCCGGGCGGACTTCTCGACGATCACATAGTCTTTGGTGAAAGGGGCCCGGACACCGTCCAGATACAGATTGGCACAGAGGACGGGGATATCGTTGACCTGCCGGCTGCCAGCCCATTCATAGTCGGGCATCGTAGCGTCCGGATCGACCGTAGCCTCGATCCCCCAGTCGAATTCGTGGTTGCCGAGCGCGACGGCATCGTATTCCATCCGGTCCACTGCGGCGGACACGGGCTGGCCGCCCAGCAGGTTGGAGATGGACGCACCCTGATAGAGGTCGCCGCCGTCCAGCAGCAGGAGCCGGTCTTTGCGGTATTCCGCGCCATGGCCCCGGATATCCCGGGCCTTGTCGGCGATATAGGCCATCCGGTAGTGGAAGAAGTCATTCTCGCGGCTGACGATATAGCCGTGGATGTCCGTCGTCTCCATGACGGGCAGGTAGAATTCTCCCGAAAGGGGACGTTCTTTCACCTTGCAGCAGCCGGCAAGCAGCGCCGCGGCGAAGGTCAGCACAAGCAGGATCCTCGTTTTCATAGCCGTTCAGATTGGTCAGGTCAATAATACCAGGGACGCGTGAGGACGCTCCGGATGCCGGAGCCGTCGTCCACGTGGCCCAGGATGCGGCGCACGCCGAGCGGCTCGCGCTCGTAGTAATCCTCGCCGTCCGGCGTCAGGGAGCTGATGCGCACCACCTGCGAGGAGTGGATGATCTTGCGGTCGCCACAGTACATCGCCACGTGCGCCACCACCATGGGCTTGCGCGCCGTCGCGGGCGTGCCGTAGAAGATCAGGTCGCCGGGCTGCATCAGGTCGAAATCATAGGGAATCTCCTCGCCGGTGTGGATCTGCTCGCGCGCATTGCGCGGCAGCACGATCCCGCACTGGCGGTAGACGAACTGCGTGAAGCCGCTGCAGTCGAAATGCTTGACGCTCGCCCCGCCCCACATGTAGGGCGTGCCGAGGAAGCGGCGCGCGGTCGCGATGAGCTGCTCGCGCGTGGCGACGCGGCTCTGCAGCCACGCCTCCAGCTCCTGCACATCCTCCTCGCGCGCCCAGCAGGCCTGCCCGGACGGGCGGGAGACCCGCACCCAGCCGCAGCGCGGGGCGGCTTCCCGGCGGACCAGGTCGCCCAGGGTGAAGTCGCACACGCGCGCCGCCGCGAGGGACGGCTCGGCATAGAGATGCGTATATTCGGCCACGCAGATGTATTTGGGAGCGGCGATCCAGGCGTCCTTGCCGGCTTCGTCCATGAACGCGACGTTGAGCTCCGTCGTCCAGACGTCCCTGTAGTCGGGGGCGTCCACCTGCCGCCAGTAGCGCTCCGCGCCCTTGACGCGCAGGACCGTGCCCATCAGGGCCTGGCTCTCGTTGCCCGACTCATAGTCCGGCTTGAGCCGCAGGAAGCAGGACGAAGAATTGACGACCGCCCACTGCGGGCCGTCCCAAGACTGCGCAAAGGCGGCGGGTACGGAAAGTACCAACGCCGCCAGGAGAAGGAGTGTCCGTTTCATACGGACAAATATAATGTAATTTCGCCGGATTATTTCGCTGCTTCGAGGATCAGTTTCTCGGTCTGCTCGCGGGGCATCTGGCCGTCGAGGCAGATGAAGGTCGTCTCGTCGCCGTCGACGACAAACATCACGAAGCTTTCGATGGTCTTGCTATCGCCGACCGTGTACATCCGGACGGTTTCGCCGTCGTCCTTGGCTTCCATCAGCAGTTCGTAGCGGCCGCCCTTGATGAAGCGGTCCACGTCGCCGCGGAGGCTGGCGTTGATGGCCTGGTTCTCACTGTTCAGGATGTACATTCCGGTCAGGGTGCGGACCACGGGCGCGAGGTTGACGTCGCTGTCATTGATCTCCAGCTCGGGAATCTTGCCGATCAGGCGGAACATGGCGGGCGAGATGTAGATGGCGGAGACATTCTCGGCGTCGGAGTATTTCTGGTAGATGGACTTGCCGTTCTGGGCAAAAGCGGATAAAGCGCTGACAATCAGCAGGATAACCGTAAGGAATAATATGCGTTTCATTTCTGTGTCTTGTTGAGGATGTTCTGGGGGATTTCGGCGGCGGCTTCCGCTTCGCGGACGAGCGCCACGCCTTCGTTCATCTTGTCGGAGATGGTCCGGAAGACCTTCTCGACTTCGGCGTATGCCAGGCGCGGGTCGTCGAAGGTGTCCTTCGGGCCGCGCTGCGGCAGGGCGATGACCGCTGCGGCCGCTGCGGCCACGGCGAGCGAAGCATAAGGGATCCAGCGGGTCGGGCGGGGCCGGGCCGCGTCCGCGAGTTCGCGGGCGGCGAGCGTCTGCCGGAGGCGTTCCTGCAGCCCGTCGGGGACGGGTGCGGCGGCGCGGGTGGCTTCCTGTTCCAGCTCTTCGAGGCTGAGTCTTTCTATTTCTTCGAGGGTCTTCATATGATTGCTGTCTTTATTTTTCGGCGTGCCTGCGAGAGCAGGACGCGCAAGGTGAGGTTTCCAATGCCGGTCCGTTCGGTGATCTCCTCGTAGGAGAGGCCGTCCAGGGTCCGGAGCGTGAGCACGGTGCGCTGCCTGTCAGGCAGGGACTTGATGGCAGCGAGCACCTTGGCGAGCCGCTCCCTGTCGTCGACCGCCTCGTCCTGCCGGCCCGGCCATTCCGGCTCGGGCAGTTCGGACGGGGCCGAGACCTTGCTCCGGCGGCGGACCCGGTCGAGGCAGAGGTTGCGGAGCACCCGGATCCCGTAGCCCTTGGGGTTGTGGACGGCGTCCAGGCCATCCCGGTCCGCCCAGAGCTTGAGGAACAGCTCCTGCACGGCGTCTTCCGCCTCGGCCGCATCCTCGAGGATGTAGTGGGCCACCTGGTAGAAAGTCCCGGACAGGGGCAGGTACTCGGTCTGGAAGCGTTCGCTAGTCATTGGCCATCAGGGCTCCAACCGCTTCCATCGAGACGGATCCTTTCGCATAGACAAAAACACAGTCCTCTGCGTCATACAGGACGATGTCCCGCACGGTCGCGGACGCATCGTCCGTCAGGCCATAGAAGCGCAGGAGCCTGTCTTCATCCTTGACTTCCACCAACATTTCCGATCGCGCGAGAAGTCTTTCAATCTTTTCAGAAATCCGCTCGCGCGCCGCCTCGGAGCAGTCGCTGAAATCCAGGGCTCCAAAACTTCTCACGCCGGAAAACAGCCGCAAGGCGGCCCTGGTTTCAGGATCGTTGCCGGCGGAGATCCGCACCGCGCCCTTGATCAGCGAAGTGCCCAGGGCGCCGATGGTGACGACATCGGCGCCGTCGTACTGACGGCATTCTGCGATGAGCGCAGACAGGCGGGCGTTGTTGATCCGTTTGGCGGGTCTCCCTGCGAAAGCTGCCAACGGCAGCGTTACAAGAAGGAGCAATACAAGTAACTTTTTCATTGTGTTCATCGGTTTTTAAAACATATATCGGAACCGTGGGCGGCGCGCCTCAGCCCGGTTCCGATAATATGACGGACAAGTCCAGAAAATGTTAACGGTTAATTTCAACTTTTTTCAGCCGCGTCCGGCAGAATGATGACCACCGTGCCGACCTTGACCCGGGACTTGAGGTCCAGGATGTCTTCGTTGCGCATCCGCACGCAGCCTTCCGTGGCCCGCGTCCCGATGGACTCGGGGAAGGGCGTGCCGTGGATGCCGATGTCCCAGAAACCCGGCACGTCCAGGCGCAGGAACCAGGGGCCGTAGGCGTCGGGAATGGGGCCCTTTCCGTCCTTGAAGTCGTGCGAGAGGCCCTTGGCGTTGAGCAGCTGGTTGATCTTGAAGGTCCCCTCCGGGGTCTTGTGGTCGCCGCGGACCTTCTTGGGGCCGTAGTTGACGGCGACGGAGATGCCATATTCCTTGATGGGCTCGCCCTGCGGGTCCACGAGGGTGAGCTTGAGGGACTGCTTGTCCACGACCACGAACGGAGCGTTCTCCGCCTGGTCGAGATATTTCGCGAAACGGCTCTGGGCTCCGGCATTCAGGGCCGGGAGCAAGGCCAGCATAATAAGGAGAATTTTCTTCATGATGGGGCAAAGATAAACATTATTTCGCCGGTTTCAGCCGCAGGATGCCGATCGAATTCTCCGGCATCGTGAAATCGAAGCTCCGCCGGACGGTGCCGAGCGCCTTGGTGTGCGGCACCACCGGCTCGGTGTACTTGACGCGGCGGCCGAAGCGGGACGCCATCCCGACCAGGCCGGGGCGCTCGCCCGCACGCGGACCGGCCGCCGGCGCGGCGTAGTCCGGGTGGCTGGAGTAGTAGTTCTGGCTCCCCTGGTTCTTGACGGACGTGTCGTGCGAAGAGACGAATTCGAGCGTGGCCTCGTAGGCCGTCACGCTGCCTGCCTCGACCGTGACCAGCTTGTCCACCGCCTCGGCGTTGACGAACTTGATGAAGATCTCGCCGGTCTGCGTGTCGATGGTCGGCGAGGTGAAGACCCTGTCGTCCGGCGTGGCGCCGTCCAGCACCTCCGACGTGGCGAAGGCGTGGTCGCCCGCCACGGAGAAGAGCTGCTGGTAGTAGTAGTTGCAGGAGCGCCACATGCCGCGGTTGTCGAACCAGATCAGGTTGGAATCCCACTTGTTGAAGCCCTTCTTGCAGAAGAGCGGGGCGTAGGCCGCCATCACGACCATGTCGGAATTGCGCTCCAGGCTGGTCCAGTAGGCCGCCTCCGCCAGCGCGGAGGAATAGGCGTTGTTGGCGCGGTTGTTGGCGAACTCGCCGACGAACACGCGCGTAGGCTTGCTGCGGTCGTAGGTATGTCCCTCGTTGCCGCGCTCCTTGCCGGGATTGTAGCGGTCGCGCTTGCTGAAGAACCAGTCGTCGCCCTTGTAGTAGTGCTCGTCCACGATGGTGTCGGGATACCTGGCGTCGATGATGGCCATGTTGGTGTTGAACTCCCGGCCCGCATCGGCAGCGCCGGCCGTGGTGACGATGACGATCTCGGGATATTTCTCCTTGACGGCCTTGTACATGATGTCGAAACGCTCCCAGAACTCGGGACCCTGGTTCTCGTTGCCGATGCCCAGATACTTCAGGTTGAAGGGAGCCGGGTGGCCCAGTGCCGCGCGGCGGGCGCCCCACTCGGTGTCGGTGCCGCCGTTGCAGAACTCGATGAAGTCGAGGGCGTCCTTGACGAAGATGCTGTAGAAGCGGTCGCGGTCGGCCTGCGTCGCCAGCGGGGCGATGTATTTGTGGCCCGCGAACTGGCAGGTGACGCCATTGTTGAGCACCGGCAGCGGGGTGGCGCCGAGGCCTTCCGCCATCAGCAGGTACTCATAGAATCCGATATGCTGCGAGGTCCAGTAGCCCCAGTGGTTGCGGAAGCCGATGCGCTCCTCGCGCGGGCCGATGCTGTTTTTCCAGAACACCTGGCCGAAATAGTTCGGGCCTTCGGAGGCGCAGCCGCCCGGGAAGCGCATGAAGGTCGGATGGAGGGCTTCCAGCGCCTCCAGCAGGTCCTTGCGGAAGGGGCCGTACTGGCCGCCCTTCCAGAGTTCGGAAGCCTCCGGCACGAGGGTGACGAAGTCCAGCCAGAAGGTGCCCTTCGTGTCGGCCACGATGGCCAGGCGGCTGTCGACGGAGCGCTCCGCGGTCAGCGTGCCCGTGTACTGCTTCCACTTCTTGCCGAGCCGGGAGATGGTGACGACGTTGGAGTTCGGGTTGCCCGCGGCGTCCTCCAGGTACACGGAGACCGTGCCCTTGTAGTTCTTGCCCTGCAGGTACAGGCCCAGGTCGTAGCTCACGCCCTCCTTCGCGGGAATGGAGGCCGTCTGCGTGTTGTTGGAATAGACGGCGCCCGGGCCGCGCCTGTACTCGGCGATGCCATAGCCGTTGGCCGCGATGCCGAAGCCCGCGCCCGGATTCTCGATATCGAAACGCACGCTGTACTGCCTGTAGCGCAGCTCGTCGTCGTACTGGTCGGCGGGGTCGAAGTCGTACCAGCGCTTGAGCTTCTTCACGAGCGGCTTGTCGTCCACGGCGCGGGCAGTGCCCAGGGCGCCGTCCTTGCGCACGACGGTCCAGCCGAAGAAGACGGTGTCGCACTGGGAGAATTCATTCTCCGGGCCGTCCGGGACGTTGTAAGCCTGGAAGGAGTTGTTCTGGATCAGCTGCGCGCAGATGCCGCCGTCCACGCTCTGGTTGATGTCCTCGAAGAAGATGCCGGACAGGGTCGGGCTGATGCGGATGCCCAGCTCCTCCGGCTCCAGGATCAGGGTGCGGCGCGCGGGCTGCCTGAAGCCCTGCAGCTCGAGCATCTTGTCCGCCATGCGGCAGCCCATCAGGCGCATGCCTTCGGTGCTGAAGTGGAACTGGTCGCCCACGCTCTCGCAGCCGAGGGCGGAGATGACATAGGCATTGGGCATCACCTCCGGCAGGTGCGGCAGCACCACTTCGTTGAAAGCGGCGCACACGCCGTCCTGCTCGGCATATTTCAGCTCGCCGGCCAGCAGCGGGATCTCCGCCGGGTCCAGGCCCAGCTCCGCGCACAGGTCGTCGTGGATCTTCTTCACGCGGCCCGGCCAGGCGGCATCGTCCGGGTTGGACTCGCCCTGGTGCAGGAGCATGCCCTTGATCACGCCGTATTTCTGCGCCTCGCGGGCCGTCTCCAGCAGGCGCTGGTAGGGATTCATCCCGTATTCTTTCGCCATATCCACGAGCCAGCTGCGCGAAGGGTCGGCGGCCTCCATCGCGAGATACTCCCCGCAGGCGTCTTTGTCCCAGAGTTCGAGCTTCGCGCCCGCCACGGAGACGTTAATCACGCCCACACGGTACTGCTCAGGCAGCACCTCGATCATCTTGCGGCCGAAGAAATCGACCGGACCCATGTTGTTGGTCTGCCGGCAGATGGGCGGCACGGCCGTGTACCAGTGATTGCGCTCGCGCCCCAAGCGCGGCATGTCCACGGCCGCCATGAACTGGAAGCGCGGGTCGTTGAAATCCTTGTCCTGCTCGGCCGGACGCGCGCCCGCCTCCATGTTGGACTGCCCGAAGCAGAGATAGATGAAGAAATTGGGGTCGGGCGTCTGCGCCATTGCCGCCAGGCAGGTGCAGGCCGCCACAAGCATCGTAATTATGGTCTTTCTCATGATTGGTTGGATTGTCTGGGAAACATTATCGGCTGCCGCCGCCGCGCGAGCCGCCGAAGGAGTGGCCGCCGCCTCCGCGCGAGAAGCTGCCGCCTCCGCCGCTGCTCCGGAAGCTGCCGCCGGAGGAGGAAGAGGAGCTGATCGACGCGGCCGACTGCTTCGCCAACGCAGCTTGCATCGCCGAGGCGGAAATGCTGTTCGTGAGGCGCATCAGGCGGTAGAGCGAGACGCCGGTGTTCAGGCGCGCGGCCTGGGTGAAGGCCTGGTACTCGGAAGGATAGAGTTTCTCGAACTGCTTCGCCACCCGGTCGGCGATGCCGAACAGCGCAGCGAACACGAGGTAGTCCTCCCAGAGCGTCACTTCGATGGCCCCGCGCTTGTCGCTCAGCGTGAAGTCTTCGAGGAAATTCTTGAACTCGATCAGCTGCCGGGCCCGCTCCTGGCCGTCCGGGGTGAGGGCGTCGCCCTTGCCCATATAGCCACGGGCGACATACCACTGCTTCCCGAGCGACCGGGCCCGGTCCGGGATGCCGGAGAACTTGCGGAACGAGCGCTTGGCCCAGCGGTCCAGCTCACCCGCCTCCAGGATGTGGTTGCTGCCGCTGGCCTCGCGGACCATCAGGTAGAGGTCGTTCTCGAGCGCCTCGTCGAAGGCCTTCTGCTCCGGGAAAGAAAGGTTGACCCGGTCCGGGTGGGCCTCGTCGGGCAGCACGCCCACGTGGCCCGACAGGACCCAGCGGAGGAAATAGGCGCCGATCAGGTTGTTGGTGTATTGGGCCGTATTCATCTTGCACCCCTTGACCAGGGTATAGTAGGCCGCCGGGAGACTGCCCTTGAGCGGGATGCCGCGGTACCAGTCCTTGATCCGGCTCCGGCCGAAGATGCGCTTCTTGTATTTGTTCCCCAACAGATAATAGCTGACGCTCTGCCAGGCCAGGACCGCGACGGCGATGACCACCCAGCCCATGGGCGTGAGCAGCAGGCCGAGGATGAGGAGCAGCCCCAGCCACAGCCACTCGCCTACCGACATGTCTTCCGTGTAGTCGCTGCCCCGGAAGGCCCTCTTCTGGAGCTTCTCGAAGGACTCGTCATACTGCACCGCCGGCGCGAAGAGGCCCTCGTCGAAACGCACGAGCGCCGTCACACGGTCGTCACTGCCGAACGCGCCCAGGGACTCGGCGCGGATGGCGCCGTCCTCCACGAAGATCTCGCTGTCGCTGCCGAAACCCCAGACCTGGACATTGTCGGGAGTCCACGCCGGCCCGCCGGTCTCGTTGACCAGGACGACCTTGACGTGCTGCGGCGGAGCTATCAGCCCGGGATTGACGAAGCTGAAATACAGGGCGGCGCAGCTGTCCAGCTGCATCACCAGCCCCTTGACGCTGTAGCTGACCGTCCAGACGTGGTCGCCGTAATCGCCCTGTCCCCAGCACAGTTCCACACCGTCCGACTTGCGGACGATGCCGCAGCGGCCGCGCTTCTGCTCGCGCGAGCGGTCGGTGTCCCAGCCGTCCCCTTCGGAGACGAACGGCACGCCGCCCTCGCTCACCTGCAGGTCCGTGATGTCCAGCGGCCCGAGATGGTCGAACGGGAGATAGAATTCCGTCCCGGAAACGACGTTCACGTCCCAGACCTGGGTGACTTCGGCGCTGCCGTCCCGGTGCAGGACGACGGTCTCGTCGATGTCGCGGATCTGCTGCGGGAATGCAGCGGGAACGCACAGAATAAGGATCAGGAAAGCGGTTATCAGTTTCTTCATTGACGAATCAATCTTGGCTGGAGATGCGAAGATACGAAAAATCCGTATCTATAGCATCCCGGGCAAAACCAATCCGCTTGCCCGCCCCGCTGCCCGATCGGCTAGTGCAGCATGACGGTCAGGCCGGCCATGACGATGGAAACCATCGACATCAGCTTGATCAGGATGTTCAGCGACGGGCCGGAGGTGTCCTTGAAGGGATCGCCCACGGTGTCGCCCACGACGGTGGCGTGATGGGACGCGGAGTTCTTGCCGCCGAAGTGGCCTTCCTCCACATACTTCTTCGCGTTGTCCCAGGCGCCGCCGGAATTGGCCAGGAAGATGGCCAGGACGAAACCGGCGCCCAGGCCGCCGGCCAGCAGGCCGATCACGCCGGCCGGGCCGAGCAGCACGCCCACCAGCATCGGCACCACGATGGCGAGGACCGACGGGAAGATCATCTCGTGCTGGGCCGCCTTGGTGGAGATGCGCACGCAGGACGTATAGTCCGGCCGCTGCCTGCCCTCCAGGATACCCGCGATCTCGCGGAACTGCCGGCGGACCTCCACGACCATCTTTTCGGCCGCGCGCCCCACGGCGTTCATCGTCAGGCCGCAGAACAGGAAGGCCATCATCGCGCCGACGAACACGC carries:
- a CDS encoding Predicted membrane protein, producing MKKLITAFLILILCVPAAFPQQIRDIDETVVLHRDGSAEVTQVWDVNVVSGTEFYLPFDHLGPLDITDLQVSEGGVPFVSEGDGWDTDRSREQKRGRCGIVRKSDGVELCWGQGDYGDHVWTVSYSVKGLVMQLDSCAALYFSFVNPGLIAPPQHVKVVLVNETGGPAWTPDNVQVWGFGSDSEIFVEDGAIRAESLGAFGSDDRVTALVRFDEGLFAPAVQYDESFEKLQKRAFRGSDYTEDMSVGEWLWLGLLLILGLLLTPMGWVVIAVAVLAWQSVSYYLLGNKYKKRIFGRSRIKDWYRGIPLKGSLPAAYYTLVKGCKMNTAQYTNNLIGAYFLRWVLSGHVGVLPDEAHPDRVNLSFPEQKAFDEALENDLYLMVREASGSNHILEAGELDRWAKRSFRKFSGIPDRARSLGKQWYVARGYMGKGDALTPDGQERARQLIEFKNFLEDFTLSDKRGAIEVTLWEDYLVFAALFGIADRVAKQFEKLYPSEYQAFTQAARLNTGVSLYRLMRLTNSISASAMQAALAKQSAASISSSSSSGGSFRSSGGGGSFSRGGGGHSFGGSRGGGSR
- a CDS encoding Alpha-L-arabinofuranosidase, producing the protein MLVAACTCLAAMAQTPDPNFFIYLCFGQSNMEAGARPAEQDKDFNDPRFQFMAAVDMPRLGRERNHWYTAVPPICRQTNNMGPVDFFGRKMIEVLPEQYRVGVINVSVAGAKLELWDKDACGEYLAMEAADPSRSWLVDMAKEYGMNPYQRLLETAREAQKYGVIKGMLLHQGESNPDDAAWPGRVKKIHDDLCAELGLDPAEIPLLAGELKYAEQDGVCAAFNEVVLPHLPEVMPNAYVISALGCESVGDQFHFSTEGMRLMGCRMADKMLELQGFRQPARRTLILEPEELGIRISPTLSGIFFEDINQSVDGGICAQLIQNNSFQAYNVPDGPENEFSQCDTVFFGWTVVRKDGALGTARAVDDKPLVKKLKRWYDFDPADQYDDELRYRQYSVRFDIENPGAGFGIAANGYGIAEYRRGPGAVYSNNTQTASIPAKEGVSYDLGLYLQGKNYKGTVSVYLEDAAGNPNSNVVTISRLGKKWKQYTGTLTAERSVDSRLAIVADTKGTFWLDFVTLVPEASELWKGGQYGPFRKDLLEALEALHPTFMRFPGGCASEGPNYFGQVFWKNSIGPREERIGFRNHWGYWTSQHIGFYEYLLMAEGLGATPLPVLNNGVTCQFAGHKYIAPLATQADRDRFYSIFVKDALDFIEFCNGGTDTEWGARRAALGHPAPFNLKYLGIGNENQGPEFWERFDIMYKAVKEKYPEIVIVTTAGAADAGREFNTNMAIIDARYPDTIVDEHYYKGDDWFFSKRDRYNPGKERGNEGHTYDRSKPTRVFVGEFANNRANNAYSSALAEAAYWTSLERNSDMVVMAAYAPLFCKKGFNKWDSNLIWFDNRGMWRSCNYYYQQLFSVAGDHAFATSEVLDGATPDDRVFTSPTIDTQTGEIFIKFVNAEAVDKLVTVEAGSVTAYEATLEFVSSHDTSVKNQGSQNYYSSHPDYAAPAAGPRAGERPGLVGMASRFGRRVKYTEPVVPHTKALGTVRRSFDFTMPENSIGILRLKPAK